A DNA window from Theobroma cacao cultivar B97-61/B2 chromosome 5, Criollo_cocoa_genome_V2, whole genome shotgun sequence contains the following coding sequences:
- the LOC18599375 gene encoding photosystem I reaction center subunit XI, chloroplastic codes for MAAASPMASHLKSSFTSPISRALVSPKVPFASPLRVLPSRRQSSFTIRAVQSEKPTYQVIQPINGDPFIGSLETPITSSPLIAWYLSNLPAYRTAVSPLLRGIEVGLAHGFLLVGPFVKAGPLRSTPVAGGAGSLAAAGLVVILSICLSMYGVASFKEGEPSTAPSLTLTGRKKEPDQLQTAEGWASFTGGFFFGGISGVTWAYFLLYVLNLPYFFK; via the exons ATGGCAGCTGCTTCTCCCATGGCTAGCCACCTAAAGTCCAGCTTCACTTCACCAATTTCAAGGGCATTGGTCTCACCCAAGGTTCCCTTTGCCTCTCCACTTAGAGTCTTGCCTTCTAGGAGGCAATCTTCCTTCACCATCAGAGCCGTCCAATCTGAAAAG CCAACGTACCAAGTAATTCAGCCCATCAATGGTGACCCATTTATTGGAAGCCTAGAAACCCCAATCACATCAAGCCCATTGATTGCTTGGTACCTCTCCAACCTCCCGGCTTACAGGACAGCAGTGAGCCCACTTCTGAGGGGAATCGAGGTGGGTCTGGCCCATGGATTCCTCCTTGTAGGACCATTTGTTAAGGCAGGGCCTTTGAGGAGCACCCCCGTCGCTGGGGGAGCAGGAAGCCTGGCAGCTGCTGGTCTTGTGGTTATACTAAGCATTTGCTTGTCAATGTACGGAGTTGCATCGTTTAAGGAAGGAGAGCCATCCACCGCACCTTCTTTAACCTTGACTGGGCGGAAGAAGGAGCCAGACCAGCTGCAAACAGCTGAGGGATGGGCTAGTTTCACTGGAGGATTCTTCTTTGGGGGAATTTCTGGTGTCACGTGGGCCTACTTCCTCCTTTATGTCCTAAACCTTCCTTACTTCTTCAAGTAG
- the LOC18599373 gene encoding probable tyrosine-protein phosphatase At1g05000, whose translation MGFIIEGDEENDVVLEPPANFSMVEEGIYRSSFPQPCNFAFLETLKLRSIIYLCTEPYPEENLEFLRSHNIRLFQFGIEGKTEPSVATLKNSIRGALKILIDVRNHPVLIHCKRGKHRTGSLVGCLRKLQNWCLSSVFEEYQRFAGIKSRTTDLRFIETFDIISLRQCLHSLIYQYQGYGSKKRRLLYSEETVQKPQITSV comes from the exons ATGGGGTTCATTATAGAAGGAGACGAAGAGAACGACGTCGTACTGGAGCCGCCGGCTAATTTTTCGATGGTTGAAGAAGGCATTTATAGATCTAGTTTCCCTCAACCCTGCAATTTCGCCTTCTTAGAAACCTTAAAGCTTCGATCCATCAT ATATTTGTGTACAGAGCCATATCCAGAAGAAAATTTGGAGTTTCTTCGATCTCATAATATCCGGCTTTTCCAATTCGGGATTGAAGGGAAAACG GAGCCTTCTGTTGCTACTCTCAAGAATTCCATCAGGGGTGCTCTCAAGATCCTAATTG ATGTGAGAAATCATCCTGTTTTGATCCATTGCAAACGTGGAAAG CATCGCACAGGTAGCCTTGTTGGTTGCTTGAGGAAATTGCAGAATTGGTGCTTGTCATCTGTATTTGAGGAGTATCAACGTTTTGCTGGCATCAAATCCAGGACTACAGATTTGAGATTTATAGAAACATTTGATATCATAAGCCTCAGGCAGTGCCTTCACAGCCTCATTTATCAGTACCAAGGATACGGTTCAAAGAAGAGGAGGTTGCTTTACAGCGAAGAGACTGTACAGAAGCCCCAAATAACCTCGGTTTAA
- the LOC18599377 gene encoding CRIB domain-containing protein RIC4 isoform X1, whose protein sequence is MRDRMERFVILPFSVGCVSESSVAVAVQQPRRSKPADTNPTATIVLLVEAQREEDEESLSNESMKYSLKFLPLPKPDISTGFHRLCKSFKTFSQLFAYKEDSEKEMEIGFPTDVKHVTHIGLDGSASSSPSMGSWENLFSPHELFTFPSVPSGQCELPMEKQAAAASPLVQAST, encoded by the exons ATGAGAGACAGAATGGAAAGATTTGTTATTCTTCCCTTCTCAGTTGGTTGCGTCTCTGAATCAAGTGTGGCTGTAGCTGTGCAGCAGCCTAGAAGATCAAAGCCTGCAGACACCAATCCAACTGCAACAA TTGTACTTCTTGTAGAAGCACAACGAGAGGAAGACGAAGAAAGTTTATCGAATGAAAGCATGAAGTATTCATTGAAATTCCTGCCCCTTCCAAAGCCTGACATATCAACTGGGTTTCATAGGCTGTGCAAGAGTTTCAAGAccttttctcaattatttg CCTACAAGGAAGACTCggagaaagaaatggaaatagGATTCCCAACAGATGTGAAGCATGTGACACACATAGGATTGGATGGCTCTGCATCAAGCAGCCCCAGCATGGGCAGCTGGGAAAATCTTTTCTCTCCTCATGAGCTTTTCACTTTCCCCTCTGTTCCTTCGGGACAGTGTGAACTCCCCATGGAAAAACAGGCAGCAGCTGCCTCACCTCTTGTTCAAGCCTCTACTTAA
- the LOC18599376 gene encoding probable E3 ubiquitin-protein ligase RHG1A translates to MSGNIFDNYCQVWEVDETRVEDELLESSIFSIDVHASFTYPNQDCDDEEDDLDIECYDSVTIRRTHEVQFDYMNSDPRSAIRDMLVSMHVPVEDFMIAEISKCAGRMSTKDCYKNRKVLRMCVSIDVMVGELPFPIDKPTTTPASKEAIRRLEKVVIENPMACAICLDDLSIGSEAKRMPCSHLFHGRCIVHWLGMSKFCPICRFEMPS, encoded by the coding sequence ATGTCAGGCAATATCTTTGATAACTATTGTCAGGTATGGGAAGTGGACGAGACAAGAGTTGAAGATGAGTTGCTGGAGAGCTCTATTTTCTCCATTGATGTTCATGCTTCCTTCACCTACCCGAACCAAGATTGCGACGACGAGGAAGACGACCTTGACATCGAGTGTTACGACAGTGTAACTATACGAAGGACTCACGAGGTGCAATTCGATTACATGAATAGCGATCCTCGTTCTGCCATTCGCGACATGCTTGTTTCCATGCACGTGCCGGTCGAGGACTTCATGATCGCTGAAATATCAAAATGTGCTGGTCGCATGTCAACCAAAGACTGTTACAAGAACCGAAAGGTTTTGAGGATGTGTGTGAGTATTGATGTTATGGTTGGTGAATTGCCATTTCCTATTGATAAGCCTACGACGACGCCTGCGAGTAAGGAAGCAATCCGAAGGTTGGAGAAGGTGGTGATTGAAAATCCCATGGCTTGTGCAATTTGCTTGGATGATCTCTCGATCGGTTCTGAAGCCAAACGGATGCCTTGCTCACATTTATTCCATGGCCGTTGCATTGTTCATTGGCTAGGGATGAGTAAGTTTTGTCCAATTTGTCGATTTGAGATGCCCAGTTGA
- the LOC18599377 gene encoding CRIB domain-containing protein RIC4 isoform X2 produces the protein MRDRMERFVILPFSVGCVSESSVAVAVQQPRRSKPADTNPTATKAQREEDEESLSNESMKYSLKFLPLPKPDISTGFHRLCKSFKTFSQLFAYKEDSEKEMEIGFPTDVKHVTHIGLDGSASSSPSMGSWENLFSPHELFTFPSVPSGQCELPMEKQAAAASPLVQAST, from the exons ATGAGAGACAGAATGGAAAGATTTGTTATTCTTCCCTTCTCAGTTGGTTGCGTCTCTGAATCAAGTGTGGCTGTAGCTGTGCAGCAGCCTAGAAGATCAAAGCCTGCAGACACCAATCCAACTGCAACAA AAGCACAACGAGAGGAAGACGAAGAAAGTTTATCGAATGAAAGCATGAAGTATTCATTGAAATTCCTGCCCCTTCCAAAGCCTGACATATCAACTGGGTTTCATAGGCTGTGCAAGAGTTTCAAGAccttttctcaattatttg CCTACAAGGAAGACTCggagaaagaaatggaaatagGATTCCCAACAGATGTGAAGCATGTGACACACATAGGATTGGATGGCTCTGCATCAAGCAGCCCCAGCATGGGCAGCTGGGAAAATCTTTTCTCTCCTCATGAGCTTTTCACTTTCCCCTCTGTTCCTTCGGGACAGTGTGAACTCCCCATGGAAAAACAGGCAGCAGCTGCCTCACCTCTTGTTCAAGCCTCTACTTAA